The following proteins come from a genomic window of Paenibacillus sp. CAA11:
- a CDS encoding voltage-gated chloride channel family protein, whose amino-acid sequence MMNEPDKASSRGRGLWNIASKNIQIALFIFILKWIVLGGIVGILAGSASALFLTGLEWATGSRQSHAWLLYLLPLGGALTSYIYTRYGKNSGKGNNLLLETIQGGQERIPLRMGPLVLGGTILTHWFGGSAGREGTAVQMGGSLAAGVGRLLKLDQVDTRIILMCGISSGFGSVFGTPLAGTVFALEVLVIGMLRYEALLPCFIASFVGDRVTAAWGVHHVHFEMGAVPELNVWILLKVAAASIAFGLAALLFSEGTRLAKKMYTSWFKYPATRSFAGGFIIILLVFLFQTRDYLGLGIPLIQEAFAGDAAPLDFLWKLLFTVLTLGAGFLGGEVTPLFVIGSTLGASLAGIMHEPAAFVAALGFVAVFAGAANTPLACFIMGLELFGFDGAVYLFIACIIGYLFSGHTGIYTSQRIGASKSKLWLLREGETLAAQRQFK is encoded by the coding sequence ATGATGAATGAACCGGACAAAGCGTCCAGTAGAGGGCGAGGTTTGTGGAATATCGCCAGCAAGAATATACAGATTGCGCTGTTCATTTTTATTCTGAAATGGATCGTGCTGGGGGGAATTGTAGGTATACTGGCCGGGAGTGCTTCTGCATTATTTCTGACCGGTCTGGAATGGGCGACAGGCAGCAGGCAAAGCCATGCTTGGCTGTTATATCTTCTTCCGCTAGGCGGCGCGCTGACGAGTTATATTTATACTCGCTATGGGAAAAATTCTGGTAAGGGAAATAATCTGCTGCTTGAGACGATACAAGGCGGCCAGGAGAGAATTCCGCTGAGAATGGGGCCATTGGTGCTGGGAGGAACCATTCTTACCCACTGGTTCGGCGGTTCCGCCGGACGCGAGGGAACGGCTGTACAGATGGGAGGCAGCCTGGCTGCCGGGGTTGGAAGGCTGCTCAAGCTGGATCAAGTGGATACACGTATTATTCTGATGTGCGGCATCAGCAGCGGCTTCGGCTCTGTGTTTGGGACACCGCTGGCCGGAACGGTGTTCGCACTCGAGGTGCTTGTGATCGGCATGCTTCGCTATGAAGCGCTGTTGCCGTGCTTTATCGCCAGCTTCGTTGGAGATCGTGTGACAGCGGCCTGGGGAGTCCACCATGTTCATTTTGAGATGGGCGCTGTGCCTGAGCTTAATGTCTGGATCCTGCTAAAAGTCGCTGCTGCCTCCATAGCATTTGGGCTGGCTGCGCTCTTATTCAGCGAAGGAACACGGCTCGCTAAGAAAATGTATACGTCATGGTTCAAGTACCCTGCGACTCGCAGCTTTGCCGGAGGGTTTATCATCATTTTGCTGGTGTTTCTTTTTCAAACGAGAGACTACCTCGGACTTGGTATTCCACTGATTCAGGAGGCTTTTGCCGGAGATGCAGCCCCGTTAGACTTCCTTTGGAAGCTGTTGTTTACAGTGCTTACCCTGGGAGCCGGGTTCTTGGGAGGAGAAGTTACACCTTTGTTTGTCATCGGCTCGACACTTGGAGCTAGCTTAGCAGGCATTATGCATGAGCCGGCAGCCTTTGTAGCTGCCCTTGGTTTTGTTGCTGTATTTGCCGGTGCCGCCAATACGCCGCTAGCTTGCTTTATTATGGGCCTTGAACTGTTCGGATTTGATGGCGCAGTCTATCTGTTCATCGCTTGTATCATCGGGTATTTGTTCTCAGGGCATACAGGAATCTATACCTCCCAGCGAATTGGAGCTTCCAAATCCAAACTTTGGCTGCTGAGAGAAGGCGAGACCTTGGCCGCACAAAGGCAATTTAAATGA
- a CDS encoding FMN-dependent NADH-azoreductase has translation MSHVLFVKGNNRPADQSVTVKLYESFLKAYKENHPEDLVTELNLFEADLPYYDNDMLNGLFKLGKGIETTPAEQKAADLANTYLDQFLGADKVVFAFPLWNFTIPAQLLTYLFYLNQAGKTFKYTENGPVGLVGDKKVALLQARGGVYSEGPMAAAEMSLNYVKNTLAFWGINNPEVVVVEGHNQFPDRAEAIVQEGLTKAAELAAKF, from the coding sequence ATGTCTCACGTTTTATTTGTTAAAGGTAATAACCGTCCTGCGGATCAATCCGTTACTGTTAAGCTGTATGAAAGCTTCTTGAAAGCCTACAAAGAAAATCATCCGGAAGATCTCGTAACTGAGCTGAACCTGTTCGAAGCAGACCTTCCTTACTACGATAACGACATGTTGAACGGCTTGTTCAAGCTTGGTAAAGGCATCGAGACCACTCCAGCTGAGCAGAAGGCAGCGGATCTGGCTAATACTTATCTTGATCAATTCCTTGGCGCAGACAAAGTGGTATTTGCTTTCCCACTGTGGAACTTCACCATTCCAGCTCAATTGCTGACTTACCTGTTCTACTTGAACCAAGCCGGCAAGACTTTCAAATACACTGAGAACGGTCCTGTTGGTCTTGTAGGCGACAAGAAAGTTGCGCTGCTGCAAGCTCGTGGCGGTGTATACTCTGAAGGCCCAATGGCTGCTGCAGAAATGTCCTTGAACTATGTGAAGAACACCTTGGCATTCTGGGGCATTAACAACCCAGAGGTTGTAGTGGTTGAAGGCCATAACCAATTCCCGGATCGCGCTGAAGCCATCGTTCAAGAAGGATTGACTAAGGCAGCGGAATTGGCTGCGAAATTCTAA
- a CDS encoding MgtC/SapB family protein, with translation MNLDWEMIIKMCGALLCGLLIGIDRQLKQKPLGVKTSMVICIASCLVTIVSIEAFNKFAGPEHPNMDPMRLAAQIVSGIGFLGAGVILRRNNDAISGLTSAAMIWAASGLGIAIGAGFYIEAAVAVVLLILAVNFVPFIIKLLGPVRLNKRDILIKIVLDHDGDMTEVIRKIEHTHFISEQDVQREHRIRRLRIKDLENGRQQVSMVLTIPEREYTTKVYYFIRKLEHVHSVEVEQL, from the coding sequence ATGAACTTAGACTGGGAAATGATTATCAAAATGTGCGGCGCATTATTATGCGGGTTGCTGATCGGAATTGACCGCCAGCTGAAGCAGAAGCCTCTCGGCGTTAAGACGAGTATGGTGATTTGTATTGCCAGCTGTTTGGTGACAATTGTATCCATCGAGGCCTTCAACAAATTTGCCGGGCCGGAGCATCCGAATATGGACCCTATGCGCCTTGCGGCTCAAATCGTCAGCGGGATCGGTTTTCTGGGGGCGGGCGTCATTCTTAGAAGAAACAATGATGCCATCTCGGGGCTGACCTCGGCCGCAATGATCTGGGCGGCGTCGGGGCTTGGGATTGCCATCGGTGCAGGCTTCTATATTGAAGCTGCTGTCGCTGTAGTCCTGCTGATCCTGGCTGTTAACTTTGTGCCTTTCATTATTAAGCTGCTCGGACCGGTTAGGCTGAATAAGCGGGATATTCTGATTAAGATTGTGCTGGATCACGATGGAGACATGACTGAGGTCATCCGCAAGATTGAGCACACCCATTTTATCAGTGAACAAGATGTGCAGCGGGAGCACCGAATCCGCCGTCTGCGGATTAAGGATCTGGAGAATGGCCGCCAGCAGGTGAGCATGGTGCTCACGATTCCGGAGAGAGAGTATACGACCAAGGTGTACTATTTCATCCGCAAGCTGGAGCATGTGCATAGCGTGGAGGTTGAGCAGCTGTAG